The Epinephelus lanceolatus isolate andai-2023 chromosome 1, ASM4190304v1, whole genome shotgun sequence genome has a window encoding:
- the rpl29 gene encoding large ribosomal subunit protein eL29 yields MAKSKNHTTHNQSRKHHRNGIKKPRSQRYESLKGVDPKFLRNMRFAKKHNSKGMKAAKKAAAAAKP; encoded by the exons ATGGCCAAGTCGAAGAATCACACAACCCACAACCAGT CTCGTAAACACCACAGGAATGGCATCAAGAAGCCCAGGTCTCAGCGTTATGAGTCCCTGAAGGGG GTGGACCCTAAATTCCTGAGGAACATGCGCTTTGCCAAGAAGCACAACAGCAAGGGCATGAAGGCAGCAAAgaaggcagcagctgcagccaaaCCATAG